A segment of the Desulfovibrio sp. Huiquan2017 genome:
ATCGATTGTGCTTGACAGTATTTTCGAACATATCTTCATCCGCCCCAACCGCCCGACCTGCAGCAGAAAAGAGGGCCGCCAAGGGAGTACCCCTGGCGGCCATGATTTCGATCTATTCGAAGAGCTCGCCGACGCTCATGCCCACATAGGCATTTACAGCAGACTCGGCCTGTTCGTTCGTCATGGTTATGGTGCGGCTCCCCCCACTCTGACGGTTGACGTCTATGCCGAACTTGCGGAGGAAAGCCTGGACTCGCGTCAGATTCTTACCAAATGAAGCCGCAGTCTTCGGCCAGACATTAAGCCAAGCCACCCGTTCGCCAACGACATCTTCCAACACTTGAAAGAACGCGGAAGGAGTCCCTTCCCAAGCTTCTTTTCTTGACCGGATAATTCGGCAGAGATATCAATACATCTTGATTTACTCATTTAGATGCTTCCGCAATGGCAGCACCAAAACATTTCACCCGGGCTTCAGTCTGGATAAAGAGGTTGAAATGAAAAAATTTTTGGGTGGCAAATTACTAGTTGCTGCTTTCCTTTTATTGGCAACATACAGCCTTGCTCTGGCCGCACCGACATCGTTTCAACAAGTGCCGCCGCTAAAAAGAATCGACGTAGGACCCGTCCAATTGGCCACATGCGTCATTCCGGGTAAAGGAGTACCTATCCTGTTCATCCACGGTTCTTGGGATGATCACAATGGTTGGCTACCCGTTGCCCGGACTTTGCGGCAAGAAGTGGACAATCCGATGGTTCTGTATGATCGGCGCGGGCATAGCGCCAGCACGAATGTCGCAGGACAGGGGCATATTTCCGATGACGTTGCGGACGCCGTAGAACTGATTCAAAAGCTACATCTTGGAGCGGTTCACGTTGTCGGCCATTCGTATGGTTCGAACGTCGCCATTGAACTGGTCAACAACCATCCGGAATTAGCCGCAAGCCTGTTTTTGTACGAGCCTCCGGCGTTTGGCATTCTGAAACATAAACCGCAATACACTAGCGTTCTTAAAGAAATGAAGACATCCATGCTTGAGGCAAAAGCGTTGTTGGAAAAAGGAGACATTGAGGAAGGAACAAAAGCCTTTGTCGAAAATGTCGCTTTTGGCAAAAACAGCTGGGAAAACCTTTTCGACGAGCGCGCACGGTCTTGCATGATAGCCA
Coding sequences within it:
- a CDS encoding alpha/beta hydrolase, producing MKKFLGGKLLVAAFLLLATYSLALAAPTSFQQVPPLKRIDVGPVQLATCVIPGKGVPILFIHGSWDDHNGWLPVARTLRQEVDNPMVLYDRRGHSASTNVAGQGHISDDVADAVELIQKLHLGAVHVVGHSYGSNVAIELVNNHPELAASLFLYEPPAFGILKHKPQYTSVLKEMKTSMLEAKALLEKGDIEEGTKAFVENVAFGKNSWENLFDERARSCMIANADTWLDQSRDKERLSIPVEKLRDFKKPMTLVSGDASLPVYQAIAVEMQKSIPALQVRHCKGAGHGGPVSDPQQVADFLKAHLARVAGQ